Within the Prochlorococcus sp. MIT 1300 genome, the region TTATAGATTTAATTGTTTTCGAATAGTTAGTAAATATCCAACAAAACCTATCGCAATAGAGGTGTTTAACCTCCTAATAGCATTCCCTGTTACTTGGTTAAACAGATGACTGCTTTTGCGATTTCCATTTAACGTAAATCCCCATCGCCTGGCCTCCTAATCTCTACCTAAACTCTATGCTTAGGATTTAAAACCATCTGGATAAGCACAAATTGATATTTTTTAACTTTATGCTTACATCAAGCTGCCTTTATTATTTTAAGATCTTTATAATCTGCTGTATCGATAGAAGTTGAAAAGAGCAAAATAGATTAATAATTAGGCCTTTCTCTTTAAATTGAAAACATGTTCTTTCTGAATTTCTTTCTTGTTTGACGAGCAAGTGTCTTTTAAAAATCCTATGAGATCAGTCCTTTGATGAACTCTTTGAAAATATTAGCGTGGCTCATGTCGATTGCTAAAATAGGTTAAATATTCATTAAATTTAACCTCGCAGATGGTTAGTATAGCTTGTATCAGGTTTCCTCTAAATAGGACTCGCAATTATTTTTTCCACTTTGGAGAAGAAGAAGTTAAATAGAGGCTAAAACGCAATATATATAAGCCTAGTCAGTTTTAACAAATCATTTACTCCAAGTTAAATTATACTCCTTGTTTCTTCTTTGCCTCGATTTGCTGCCTTCGTTCTACTCATGGCTAAAGTTCCTTTGAAAGTCCCTTTATACAATGAATAGTTCCATCCGATGCTTTATAGCTCTCTTCTATTATCTTCCCATCCATAACTATGATTTTTATCAATTGAGAATGTAATGGAACTATATTATCTGATAAATCCTTGTTGGAAATTAAAGGTTTTTTTTCTAGCTTCGTATTGTAAGGGTCCTCTGTAATCGCAATGATCTCAGGAGGGTTGGCGTATAGATCGCTGAACAGGCTTCTTTCTTCTATATCTTTTAGGATTGCCATATATTCTTCTTCTTCTTCTTGGCGAATAGCTATTTCATCTTTTAGATGATTATTTATGTTTTCATCTTCGCTACTTGCATCATTTCTTAGGTTGCTAATTTCATCAAACTTATTTTCTTTTTCGTTAGAGTATTCATCCTCAAGAGTTAAGAGTTCTGCTTGACTTACTTGCGGATCAGATTCTTTTTCTGGCTTGGGTTCAAGTGTTATTTCGGTGTTAGGGTTTTCAGCGAAAGAATTGCATATCTTCTTTTGAACTTCTTCTAAAACAGCATCTACCAGCTTGTAATTTTCAAGATACCTTTCCTTGAATGACCACTTAATGCCCATCAGTTGACATTTTAATTGTTTGAAAGATACCTAATTTTTTTTAGTCTCGCTCATCTAAGACGTCCAACAGCGGGTCGAGTCAGATTCGGATTTGATTCCGATGTGTCAATGGTTAATCGGCCTAAAGAGTCCTACAGGAGCTCGTGTTTGGACTAAACTGCAACACATAAGAGTCTCTAGTCGCTGGTTTGATTACTTTCTTTTTTCTTCTTCTACTCCTCCTCGGGATCCCCTTGGCTGGTTCAGCTTGGGTATTGATGACTAATAAAGGTGAGAAGGCTAATGCAATTAAATTGCTCTTAGGCGAAATCTGGAAAAATTTAAAGGAGTTATTTGCAAATCTTGCCAAGTTATATCTAGCGGCCGAGGAGTTTATTAAGGAATTAACAGGTAACACTGAGGGAGGTAAATCTTTATCGAACTCAACTCCCATAGCAGAGCCAACTCCTGTAGCAGAGCCAACTCCTGTGGCAGAGCCAACTCCTGTGGCAGAGCCAACTCCTGTGGCAGAGCCAACTCCTGTGGCAGAGCCAACTCCTGTAGCAGAGCCAACTCCTGTAGCAGAGCCAACTCCTGTAGCAGAGCCAACTCCTGTAGCAGAGCCAACTCCTGTAGCAGAGCCAACTCCTGTGGCAGAGCCAACTCCTGTGGCAGAGCCAACTCCTGTAGCAGAGCCAACTCCTGTGGCAGAGCCAACTCCTGTAGTCCAGCAGTTACAGGAAACAATTGGTCAACAAGAAACTCCAGCTGACAATGCTCCTGATCGGTTAAGCCAAGATCTCAATCAACCTAATTAGTCAACCTAATAATGGTTTAGAGCAAAATGGTGTTGGTACTTAACTAATTGAGTTGGTAAATAAGCCTTAAAGGAAAATCCACAGCTAGTTAAAAGAATATTCCTTAATTCCTTTTAGATTTTTTTTGAGGGATTCTGAAGACAATGATTAGAATCAATTCATATATGTCCAATCTAATTCTATGAATAGAGCTTCTTGGCCAGCTGTGATTACCCTTTTATCTTCGATAGGCCTTTTTGGTTGTCTTCTTCAGAAGCCATCTTCTGAAATGAAGAAACCTGTTGTAGAAACATTGGTGTCTGCTACTGCCTCGTGGAATGGTGATATCTATGCTTATCCCAAAGGTCAGGCTGAAATTACATTGCTAAGGATAATTGCTCCTAGTGGTTTTAGGACACCTGTGCACACTCATCCTCAACCTGGTATTGCTCATGTGATTAAGGGTGATCTTGAATGTGTCGTAAAGGCAGATAAAACACTAAGAGTTTCCTCAGGAGACAGCTTCCCAACTACAGCAGGAGATGTACCGCATTATTGCGAAAATATTGGTAAACAAGACGCTATTTTGCACATTTTTTATGCGGGGAGTCAGGGTCAACCTGTCACGATACCAGTGAAGTAAAGTAGGGGGGGGGTTGAATTAGTGCACAAATATTTATTATTCCCTCGGTAAACTTTTGGTGTTTTTTATAAGTTCAGATCTGATCTCATTGCCTTTTGCTTTGTAAAAAGCAAAGTAAAGAAGTTTAAGTTTCCTTTGTATCCTTTAAGTATTTATTCTTCCAGCATTTGTTTTATAAGGCTCTTAAAGTGATCTCCTCTTTCTTCGTAACTCTTGTATTGGTCAAAGCTAGAGCAAGCAGGAGATAAAATTAGACTTTTAGCATTTAATCTTTGAGTTAGTTCTCTTGCCTTGCGCACTGCTTCGGTTAATTCTAAGCAGCACAAGAGTTCTCCAGTAAACCCTGAATTAGCAAGTACATTTTTTAATTCATTTGCGGCTTCGCCGAAAAGCACTATTCCGCACGCCTTTTCCTGAATCTTTTTTGCCCAATCGCTGGGACTTATACCTTTCTTAACTCTGCCACCACATACAACTATTGCTGGTTCTTGAATAGCATCTATTCCCACAATTGATGCATCAAAATTAGTTGCCTTGCTGTCATTGAATATTAATAAGTTATGCATATTGCCTATATACTCTAGTCGATGTTTTACCCCGCTAAAGCTATTAAGGCTTTCCGCAATCTCCTCGGGTTTTATGCCTACTTGCAGGGCAGCGGCGGTAGCTAAAAGTAGATTTTGAAGGTTGTGTTGTCCAGGGAGAGAAAAATTTGAGGTGTGAAAAAGCTTTTCCCCCTTCGCAACGACTATATCGTTTTCATTGATCCAGATATCTGCAGGATATTTTTGTCTATCAGGTCCCTTTGTGCTAATCCAAATACATTTATTCCATGCCTGCGCTTGTTTAACTAGCTCCGGGTCATCTCCGTTTAGTATTCTTATTGTAGATCTCTCAAGAAGCCCCTTTTTGATGTCTCGATATCTTTGAAAGGTCTTATGTCTTTCAAGATGATCAGGGGTTATATTGGTCCAAATTCCAATTTGTGGATATATTTGAGGTGAAGCTTCGATTTGATAGCTACTTAGTTCCATTACAAGCCACTCAAGATCTTTTAACTCTTTAGTCTTTGAAGCTAACGATTTAAGTGCAATTTCGCAAGCAGGATTGCCCATATTTCCTCCCATAATTGCAGCTATACC harbors:
- a CDS encoding cupin domain-containing protein — its product is MNRASWPAVITLLSSIGLFGCLLQKPSSEMKKPVVETLVSATASWNGDIYAYPKGQAEITLLRIIAPSGFRTPVHTHPQPGIAHVIKGDLECVVKADKTLRVSSGDSFPTTAGDVPHYCENIGKQDAILHIFYAGSQGQPVTIPVK
- the murD gene encoding UDP-N-acetylmuramoyl-L-alanine--D-glutamate ligase, whose amino-acid sequence is MISTFLIIGLGRSGIGAARLLNHQGHKVVVLEESKETSLKAIAEELSLEGIEVRLGTQLTIPNSTPWLNNTQSIIISPGVHWDHPTLVSLREKGVCIKSEVTLAWEHLNHHPWIGITGTNGKTTVTHLLNHILKANGIAAIMGGNMGNPACEIALKSLASKTKELKDLEWLVMELSSYQIEASPQIYPQIGIWTNITPDHLERHKTFQRYRDIKKGLLERSTIRILNGDDPELVKQAQAWNKCIWISTKGPDRQKYPADIWINENDIVVAKGEKLFHTSNFSLPGQHNLQNLLLATAAALQVGIKPEEIAESLNSFSGVKHRLEYIGNMHNLLIFNDSKATNFDASIVGIDAIQEPAIVVCGGRVKKGISPSDWAKKIQEKACGIVLFGEAANELKNVLANSGFTGELLCCLELTEAVRKARELTQRLNAKSLILSPACSSFDQYKSYEERGDHFKSLIKQMLEE